From Streptomyces sp. SAI-135:
GCGTACGTCCATACTCAGCGGGAGCCCGAAGATCGAGCCTACGGAAGGCAGTTCGCCGAAGTTGCACCCCGTCGCCTCTTTGAGTTCGTCCGCGCTCGCCATCCGCAGCCGCTTGGCGTCTAGGGCGTCGGCCAGCGCATCGAGATCGGCTCGCTGGTCACCGGGAAGCGAGTGGATGACAAGATCCTTTCCACCCTCACGGCGGTGCCGGCGCAGCAGGAGCGCCTTCGCCTGTTCGTGCAAGGCGGAGCCCACAACACGGCTGTATTCCTCAGCCGAGGCCGCCGTCGAGTGTTCGATCTCTTCGAACCGAACGTCATGTCTTGTGAAGTGATCAATGAGGCGGTGATGGGCCTCGTTCATTCTGGTCCTTAGCAGTGCGACGAATAGATGCGGCCCGGCCTTGGCCGGGCCGCCAACCTGGCGCAGCTTTGCATTCCCCCGAACGTCCCGCTCAGCGATCCACGTGAATCCCCACCTGACAGGGAACCGACGGAGGCCAGGCCTCGACCGAGACGGCCGGATCCGCTCTGACCGCCAGCACGTTGCGGACCAACTCCGCATGTTCCGGCCGGAGAATGAATTCGAATTGGACGTGGTGTCCCGGCTGGGTGTCCCCAAACTCAACGTGGAAAGAGATCTCTTGGTTGGCCGCTTGACATATCGTCAACGCGCCGTCGACGACGCCAGGAACGGAAATGGGGCGGCTGCCGCCGTTCCTCATCCGGTACTTCCTCTCACTAGCAGGGCGGAACCGCGCGACACTCCGTGCTGTTCCAGGGCCGACACGAGCCGCGGGAGCGCTTCGCGCCAGTCCGCGACCACCCCGACGTCGACGGAGTCGAACAATGGCGCTGCGGGGTCGCTGTTGATTCCCAGCACCACGGTCGCGCTGCCGACACCGGCCATGTGCGTGAACTTGCCGCTGGTGCCGATCGCGACGTACAGCCGCGGCGCCACACTGCGGCCGGTCACGCCGATCTGTCGTGCACGCGGCTGCCATCCGCGGTCGGTGACCTTGCGGGTGGCAGCCAGTTCGGCGCCGAGTACCCGCAGGACCGGATGCAACAGGGGGTAGTCCTCGGGGGGAACCGCCGTGCCCACGCCGACGACGGCGCGGGCACGGGCGAGTACGTCGAGGTCGTCGTCGAATTCTCGCAGCGTGGCTCGTGCTCCCCGTCGCGGAAGCACGGTCAGATCCGCTCCCCTGGCGGCGACGGCGGCACGCGGTTCGAGTACGGGCAGGGCACCGCTGCGGACCGTGATGAAACTAGTGGCGGATCGGCAGGTCACTGACGCGACGAGGCCGCCGTTAAACATCGGCTTCCAGCAGACCAGTCCGCCCTGTGCGCTGATGGAGACATCGATCGCATCACCCACCAGTCCGGCGTTGAGCCGGGCGGCCGACCTTCCCGTGATCTCGCGCCCCCACATGGTGGACGGTGCCAGGACGGCCCAGGGAGATCGAGCGGAGCACCACTCGGCGAGCCCTGCGGAGATGTCCTGCTCGGCGTCCGAACCCGTGATGGTGCGTACCTCGTCGGCCCCCCAAGCTCCTGCGACCGCGAGGGGCGGCGGCACCGGGCCGAGAAGCGTCACCCGTCGTCCAGTCGGGGCGGCCAGCGCGGCGGCACGCCCCAGCAACTCCCGGGTCAGCCGAGCGCGGCCCTCTTCTGCCAGCACCACGATGTCGCTGCCGCCCTGGTACGGGCCCGGCTCCGGGACGGGTGGCATCGGTGGCTCGCCAGCGGAGTCGAAGGCACCAAGTTCAGCCAGCTTGCGGACAGCTTTCTGAACCTGGACGTCGACATCGCCGGCGTACCGC
This genomic window contains:
- a CDS encoding YbaK/EbsC family protein; the encoded protein is MNEAHHRLIDHFTRHDVRFEEIEHSTAASAEEYSRVVGSALHEQAKALLLRRHRREGGKDLVIHSLPGDQRADLDALADALDAKRLRMASADELKEATGCNFGELPSVGSIFGLPLSMDVRLLEQSRIFFNAGVLDRSVILAPHDLQALESPLVVTPTGYGEGF
- a CDS encoding FAD-binding protein, which gives rise to MKVAVLVKQVPGLESLRLGPDRRLDRTGRELEMNPYCRRAVAQGVELARQTGGECVVLTLGPPSAEDCLREAVACGADRGVLISDEAFAGSDTLATAQTLAAALRRLGRFDLILCGRNSVDAETGQTPVQIAELLGLPMAAGVRELTLTDLALLVRAEHDDGWLRTELPLPALLSCAERLINPAKAGSAECAAVPENRISHLDAATLGPGPWGDAASMTEVGDTRGTTGMRLRLRLRYAGDVDVQVQKAVRKLAELGAFDSAGEPPMPPVPEPGPYQGGSDIVVLAEEGRARLTRELLGRAAALAAPTGRRVTLLGPVPPPLAVAGAWGADEVRTITGSDAEQDISAGLAEWCSARSPWAVLAPSTMWGREITGRSAARLNAGLVGDAIDVSISAQGGLVCWKPMFNGGLVASVTCRSATSFITVRSGALPVLEPRAAVAARGADLTVLPRRGARATLREFDDDLDVLARARAVVGVGTAVPPEDYPLLHPVLRVLGAELAATRKVTDRGWQPRARQIGVTGRSVAPRLYVAIGTSGKFTHMAGVGSATVVLGINSDPAAPLFDSVDVGVVADWREALPRLVSALEQHGVSRGSALLVRGSTG